One genomic window of Bradyrhizobium sp. CCGE-LA001 includes the following:
- a CDS encoding glycosyltransferase family 39 protein yields the protein MTSITTSAIDTPLRRSVERTCDDLAMVVLAAVAVIAGLTFRDYGLGWDDYTHAEYADLLLRMFGSGFKDTAALSFANLYMYGGGFDMVAALLHKVIPLELFETRRLVGAIVGVIGLAVTWRLGRRVGGPLAGLASLLLLALCPIFYGHMFMNPKDAPFAVAMIVLMLGLVRLAEEYPQPSPRTILIVGLGAGLSLGCRVLGGLALVYAMVGFIPLFLEELRNEGARESVRRFAHVVYVLLPGLVVGYLVMGLIWPWSIMEPGNPFEALTYFSHFFEKPWKEMFDGAIVSVPDMPWSYLPTLFALQLPEVMLVLMAGAIVGTFALLPRRQVPARRKTILLMLTLAATLPLAIAMVKRPALYNGIRHFVFVIPPMAVLGGVAFAWTMERLRANHRTWQPVVLATFCFGLALSLAEMIRLHPYQYTHFNHIAGTVRGADDRFMLDYWGLALKQASDELREQLVERQEVPPANRKWKVAVCGPQRPAQVALGPDFTIGWDSNAADFAMTLGEFYCKGLTAPVMVEIKRDDVVFARVYDIRGRGISSLLSIPAP from the coding sequence ATGACATCCATCACGACTTCGGCGATCGACACGCCTCTGCGGCGCTCGGTCGAGCGGACTTGCGACGATCTCGCCATGGTGGTGCTCGCCGCGGTCGCGGTCATCGCAGGCCTGACCTTCCGCGACTACGGCCTCGGCTGGGATGACTACACCCACGCCGAATATGCCGATCTGTTGCTGCGCATGTTCGGTTCCGGCTTCAAGGACACCGCGGCGCTCTCCTTTGCGAACCTCTACATGTATGGCGGCGGCTTCGACATGGTCGCCGCGCTCCTGCACAAGGTCATTCCGCTCGAGCTGTTCGAGACGCGACGACTGGTCGGCGCGATCGTCGGCGTGATCGGGCTCGCGGTGACGTGGCGGCTCGGCCGCCGCGTTGGCGGCCCCCTTGCCGGTCTTGCCTCGCTCCTGCTGCTCGCGCTGTGCCCGATCTTCTACGGCCACATGTTCATGAACCCGAAGGATGCGCCCTTCGCGGTGGCCATGATCGTCCTGATGCTCGGCCTCGTCCGGCTCGCCGAGGAATATCCGCAGCCCTCGCCGCGCACGATCCTGATCGTCGGCCTGGGGGCCGGCCTGTCGCTCGGCTGCCGCGTTCTCGGCGGGCTCGCGCTGGTCTACGCCATGGTCGGCTTCATCCCGCTGTTCTTGGAGGAGCTGCGCAACGAGGGCGCGCGCGAGTCGGTCCGCCGCTTCGCCCATGTCGTCTACGTGCTGCTCCCCGGCCTCGTGGTCGGCTATCTCGTGATGGGGCTGATCTGGCCGTGGTCGATCATGGAGCCCGGCAATCCCTTCGAGGCGCTGACCTACTTCTCGCACTTCTTCGAGAAGCCCTGGAAGGAGATGTTCGACGGCGCGATCGTGTCCGTGCCTGATATGCCCTGGTCCTATCTGCCGACGCTGTTCGCGCTCCAGCTGCCCGAGGTGATGCTGGTGCTGATGGCCGGCGCCATTGTCGGCACCTTCGCACTGCTGCCGCGCCGCCAGGTTCCCGCGCGCCGCAAGACCATCCTGCTGATGCTGACGCTTGCCGCGACCCTGCCGCTCGCAATCGCGATGGTGAAGCGGCCGGCGCTGTACAACGGCATCCGCCATTTCGTCTTCGTGATCCCGCCGATGGCGGTGCTCGGCGGCGTCGCCTTTGCCTGGACCATGGAGCGCCTGCGCGCCAATCACCGCACCTGGCAGCCGGTCGTGCTCGCGACCTTCTGCTTCGGCCTCGCGCTCTCGCTGGCCGAGATGATCCGGCTGCACCCCTATCAGTACACCCACTTCAACCACATCGCTGGCACCGTGCGCGGCGCCGACGATCGCTTCATGCTGGACTATTGGGGCCTGGCGCTGAAGCAGGCCTCCGACGAATTGCGCGAGCAGCTCGTCGAGCGCCAGGAGGTGCCGCCTGCGAACCGCAAATGGAAGGTCGCGGTGTGCGGTCCGCAGCGCCCGGCGCAGGTCGCGCTCGGCCCCGACTTCACCATCGGCTGGGATTCCAACGCGGCCGATTTCGCGATGACGCTTGGCGAGTTCTACTGCAAGGGCCTCACCGCGCCCGTGATGGTCGAGATCAAGCGCGACGACGTGGTGTTCGCCCGCGTCTACGACATCCGCGGCCGCGGCATTTCCAGCCTGCTGTCGATCCCGGCGCCGTAA
- a CDS encoding MucR family transcriptional regulator — MSDAGGKNFIELTAGIVSAYLSNNPTPAAEIPNLISQVHGALVRVSSGRTETAPLEPAKPAVSLKKSIAPDYLVCLEDGKRFKSLKRHLRTQYNMTPEQYREKWGLPADYPMVAPNYAVARSQLAKQMGLGQQQRKRK, encoded by the coding sequence ATGTCGGATGCGGGAGGCAAGAATTTCATCGAGCTGACGGCGGGCATCGTGTCGGCTTATCTCAGCAACAATCCGACGCCTGCGGCCGAGATCCCGAACCTGATCAGCCAGGTGCATGGCGCCTTGGTACGGGTCTCGTCGGGCCGTACCGAGACCGCGCCGCTCGAGCCGGCAAAGCCGGCGGTCTCGCTCAAGAAGTCGATCGCGCCGGATTATCTCGTGTGCCTGGAAGACGGCAAGCGCTTCAAGTCGCTGAAGCGCCATCTGCGCACCCAGTACAACATGACGCCCGAGCAATATCGCGAGAAATGGGGCCTGCCCGCCGACTATCCCATGGTCGCGCCGAACTATGCGGTAGCCCGCTCGCAGCTGGCCAAGCAGATGGGCCTCGGGCAGCAGCAGCGGAAGCGGAAGTAG
- a CDS encoding SufE family protein: MTTINEIRDNFELLDEWDDRYRYVIELGRTLEPMPEAEHSAENKVNGCVSQVWLQKLIDRSHGAPILKYRGDSDAHIVRGLVAIVLALYSGRTPQEILNTDAIAVFNEFGFRDHLTPQRSNGLRSMVERIKTDAKEALAEAS; the protein is encoded by the coding sequence ATGACGACGATCAACGAAATCAGGGACAATTTCGAGCTTCTGGACGAGTGGGACGACCGCTACCGGTACGTCATCGAGCTCGGCCGAACCCTGGAACCGATGCCGGAGGCCGAGCACTCCGCCGAGAACAAGGTGAACGGCTGCGTCAGCCAGGTCTGGCTCCAGAAGCTGATCGACCGCAGCCATGGTGCACCGATCCTGAAATATCGCGGCGACAGTGACGCGCATATCGTGCGCGGGCTGGTCGCGATCGTGCTCGCGCTCTATTCCGGACGCACACCGCAGGAGATCCTCAATACCGACGCCATCGCGGTGTTCAACGAGTTCGGCTTTCGCGATCATCTGACGCCGCAGCGGTCCAACGGACTGCGCTCGATGGTCGAGCGCATCAAGACCGACGCGAAAGAGGCACTGGCCGAAGCTTCGTAG
- a CDS encoding cupin domain-containing protein → MRSFKLLAALVVLVIPLGSPRTLQAQDQSPAYARIMPADLKWNPIASMPKGAQIAVLHGNPAKPGLFTIRLKLPANFRLPVHSHPDERVRTIISGTYYSAIGDKAESSKLLAFPPGTFSHVPPKVWQFAETRDEEVIFQITGVGPTGIDYLNATDDPRKAQ, encoded by the coding sequence ATGCGTTCCTTCAAGTTGCTGGCCGCCCTTGTCGTCCTCGTGATTCCGCTCGGATCTCCGCGAACGCTACAGGCGCAAGATCAGTCGCCGGCATACGCCCGCATCATGCCTGCCGACCTGAAGTGGAATCCAATAGCTTCAATGCCGAAGGGCGCACAGATAGCTGTGCTACACGGCAATCCCGCCAAACCCGGCTTGTTTACGATCCGCCTTAAGCTGCCCGCCAATTTCAGATTGCCTGTCCATTCTCATCCGGACGAGCGGGTCCGGACGATCATTTCCGGAACCTACTATTCCGCGATCGGCGACAAGGCCGAGAGCTCGAAACTGTTGGCTTTTCCCCCGGGCACGTTCTCGCATGTCCCACCCAAGGTATGGCAGTTCGCCGAAACACGAGACGAAGAGGTCATCTTTCAGATCACCGGCGTCGGCCCCACCGGTATCGATTACCTGAATGCCACCGATGATCCGCGGAAGGCCCAATAG
- a CDS encoding DUF5330 domain-containing protein codes for MRFLLRITFWLGLVLVLLPRDKTPESEKLPQIGAADAVQAATAAVSDATQFCKRQPAACEVGGQAAAIIGQRAQDGARKLYQIINDKKEQITNEKVDGTKTDHKKAPDHTGSIAMAGEGDIAASEAMRDTLTQDDLALEWRGPQAAN; via the coding sequence ATGCGCTTTCTGCTCCGCATCACATTCTGGCTCGGGCTGGTGCTGGTGCTCCTGCCGCGGGACAAGACGCCCGAATCGGAGAAGCTGCCGCAGATCGGCGCCGCCGACGCGGTGCAGGCTGCGACTGCAGCCGTCTCCGATGCGACCCAGTTCTGCAAGCGCCAGCCCGCAGCCTGCGAGGTCGGCGGCCAGGCCGCAGCCATCATCGGCCAGCGCGCCCAGGACGGCGCACGCAAGCTCTATCAGATCATCAACGACAAGAAAGAGCAGATCACCAACGAGAAGGTCGACGGCACCAAGACCGATCACAAGAAGGCGCCCGACCATACCGGCTCGATCGCGATGGCCGGCGAAGGCGACATTGCCGCGAGCGAAGCTATGCGGGATACCCTGACCCAGGACGACCTCGCGCTGGAATGGCGTGGTCCTCAGGCGGCGAATTAG
- a CDS encoding PAS domain-containing sensor histidine kinase: MTVLSIIRDCLDALLHPSARYDALTRARHRAFMAPRLLGSLAAFAAFPIYLVVRGAPSALEVAAFAWLIAPILLSWFLSRTGRYEGAHVLSSLALAGLIMAVAVTTGGIESFAAVWLVVVPLEAALSASRRVTAFASLLALSCAGILILVGHFGWLPLSEPSAAERSALIALGVASATLYAAGLAFGAESLARTSVALLSREEERYRLLARNMSDVISRHQRNGAVQFISPAAEAMLGMPVAQLLGHGLFDRVHVADRPAYLTALSDAARGDVRSVEFRLRREPAGAERGQIDFIWVEMRCRPLDQDRARDVMQEAEVVTVMRDVTDRKLSEQALDQARSAAEAADAAKTRFLATMSHELRTPLNAIIGFSEMIAQEQTLMLGAAQRKEYAELINASGQHLLSVVNGILDMSKMESGNFEIASEPFAPRASLMHCCNLLALKARENGIDLITDAPQDLPVMTGDPRAFKQIVLNLVANAIKFTERGGQVTVTAAVSGSQLALRISDTGVGIAPDDLERIGAPFFQAGKTYQRRHEGTGLGLSIVKSLVALHLGELTVQSRLGEGTAVTVKLPLVYTPPQVKLADEKAGESKIATLTPVLRQEPQNQPALVKKSA, encoded by the coding sequence GTGACAGTTTTGAGTATCATCCGCGATTGTCTCGATGCGCTGCTGCATCCCTCCGCGCGTTACGATGCGCTGACGCGAGCGCGCCATCGTGCCTTCATGGCGCCGCGGCTGCTCGGCAGCCTGGCCGCCTTCGCCGCATTCCCGATCTATCTCGTCGTGCGCGGCGCGCCGAGCGCGCTCGAGGTCGCGGCCTTCGCCTGGCTGATCGCGCCGATCCTGTTGTCCTGGTTCCTGTCGCGCACCGGCCGCTATGAAGGCGCCCACGTGTTGTCGTCGCTGGCGCTCGCCGGCCTGATCATGGCGGTCGCGGTCACCACCGGCGGCATCGAATCCTTTGCCGCGGTCTGGCTGGTGGTGGTTCCGCTGGAAGCCGCGCTATCGGCCTCGCGCCGCGTCACCGCCTTTGCCTCGCTGCTGGCGCTGTCCTGTGCCGGCATCCTGATCCTCGTCGGCCATTTCGGCTGGCTCCCGCTGAGCGAACCGAGCGCCGCAGAGCGCAGCGCGCTGATCGCCCTCGGCGTGGCGTCGGCGACGCTGTACGCTGCGGGCCTTGCTTTCGGCGCGGAATCGCTCGCGCGCACCAGCGTTGCGCTGTTGTCGCGCGAGGAGGAGCGCTATCGCCTGCTCGCGCGCAACATGAGCGACGTCATCTCGCGACATCAGCGCAATGGCGCGGTTCAGTTCATCTCGCCGGCTGCGGAGGCCATGCTCGGCATGCCCGTCGCGCAACTGCTCGGCCATGGCCTGTTCGACCGCGTCCACGTCGCTGATCGGCCGGCCTATCTCACCGCTCTGTCGGATGCGGCGCGCGGCGACGTGCGCAGCGTCGAGTTCCGGCTGCGGCGGGAGCCTGCCGGCGCCGAGCGCGGCCAGATCGACTTCATCTGGGTCGAGATGCGCTGCCGCCCGCTCGATCAGGACAGGGCGCGTGACGTCATGCAGGAGGCCGAAGTCGTCACCGTGATGCGCGATGTCACGGACCGCAAGCTGTCCGAGCAGGCGCTCGATCAGGCCCGCAGCGCCGCCGAGGCGGCCGATGCGGCCAAGACGCGCTTCCTCGCCACCATGAGCCACGAGTTGCGCACGCCGCTCAACGCCATCATCGGCTTCTCCGAGATGATCGCGCAGGAGCAGACCCTGATGCTGGGCGCGGCCCAGCGCAAGGAATACGCCGAGCTCATCAACGCGTCCGGCCAGCACCTGCTGTCGGTCGTCAACGGCATCCTGGACATGTCCAAGATGGAATCAGGCAATTTCGAGATCGCCTCGGAGCCGTTCGCGCCGCGTGCCTCGTTGATGCATTGCTGCAATCTGCTGGCGCTGAAGGCGCGGGAGAACGGCATCGACCTCATCACCGATGCGCCGCAGGACCTGCCGGTCATGACCGGCGATCCCCGGGCGTTCAAGCAGATCGTGCTCAACCTCGTCGCCAATGCCATCAAGTTCACCGAGCGCGGCGGTCAGGTCACCGTGACCGCTGCGGTCTCGGGTTCGCAGCTCGCGCTACGCATCAGCGACACCGGCGTCGGCATCGCGCCCGACGATCTCGAACGCATCGGCGCGCCGTTCTTCCAGGCCGGCAAGACCTATCAGCGCCGTCACGAAGGCACCGGCCTCGGACTTTCGATCGTCAAGAGTCTCGTGGCGTTGCATCTCGGCGAATTGACGGTACAAAGCAGGCTCGGCGAGGGTACGGCCGTCACCGTCAAGCTGCCGCTGGTCTACACGCCGCCGCAAGTCAAGCTCGCCGATGAGAAGGCGGGCGAGAGCAAGATCGCGACCCTGACGCCGGTGCTGCGCCAGGAACCTCAGAACCAACCCGCTCTGGTGAAGAAAAGTGCCTAA
- a CDS encoding peptidoglycan-binding domain-containing protein — protein sequence MPKKSAKDDTAPRRRGAKAAVIDVETERNLVMRVLLHSPKDTLAGLVAIAAVGAIVANALFLQTGRHPAPMFGTVINLPAPSSASLSNPLPRPRPVGADTSPLEPRATEFRAEPKPAERAAEKLPEKPIEATASTRASDPMANLVKATTSMPPAAMRPPAPIPAQSPAARRIAGVQRALSEYGYGNLKITGTMSAETQSAIQKFEREHKMQVTGQVSDRLLRELGAAIGRPVE from the coding sequence GTGCCTAAGAAGTCTGCAAAGGACGACACCGCGCCGCGCCGTCGTGGCGCCAAGGCGGCGGTCATCGATGTCGAGACCGAGCGCAACCTCGTGATGCGCGTGCTGCTGCACAGTCCCAAGGATACGCTGGCCGGCCTCGTCGCCATCGCCGCGGTCGGTGCGATCGTCGCCAATGCGCTGTTCCTTCAGACCGGCCGGCATCCGGCGCCGATGTTCGGCACGGTGATCAATCTTCCCGCGCCGTCGTCCGCGTCGCTGTCGAATCCCTTGCCGCGTCCGCGCCCTGTCGGCGCCGACACCTCGCCGCTCGAGCCGCGCGCGACGGAGTTCCGCGCAGAGCCGAAACCCGCCGAGCGTGCCGCCGAGAAGCTGCCGGAAAAACCCATCGAGGCGACCGCCTCGACGCGCGCGAGCGATCCGATGGCCAATCTGGTCAAGGCGACGACCTCGATGCCACCCGCCGCCATGCGTCCGCCTGCGCCGATTCCGGCGCAGAGCCCGGCCGCGCGACGCATCGCCGGCGTGCAGCGCGCGCTGTCCGAATACGGCTACGGCAATTTGAAGATCACGGGCACGATGAGTGCCGAGACCCAGTCCGCGATCCAGAAATTCGAGCGCGAGCACAAGATGCAGGTCACCGGCCAGGTGTCCGACCGGCTGCTGCGCGAGCTCGGTGCGGCGATCGGCCGGCCGGTCGAATAA
- a CDS encoding DUF1491 family protein translates to MRLKSNIWVAAYLRRCQTEGVFGAVRRRGAEEAGAVFVKVSLLDGNAMLYGPAPQTVYDDGRPVDRFFVPVAPRPLPDHTIEERLGKEIRFDPDAWIVETEDRAGRHFLELAKG, encoded by the coding sequence ATGCGTTTGAAATCCAACATCTGGGTGGCGGCATACTTGCGCCGCTGCCAAACCGAAGGCGTGTTCGGCGCCGTGCGCCGCCGCGGGGCCGAGGAGGCGGGCGCGGTGTTCGTCAAAGTGTCGCTGCTCGACGGCAATGCGATGCTGTATGGGCCCGCGCCGCAGACGGTCTATGACGACGGCCGCCCGGTCGATCGTTTCTTCGTGCCGGTCGCTCCGCGGCCCTTGCCGGACCACACCATCGAGGAAAGGCTGGGCAAGGAAATCCGCTTTGATCCGGATGCCTGGATCGTCGAGACAGAGGACCGCGCGGGACGGCATTTTCTCGAGTTGGCGAAGGGCTGA
- a CDS encoding DUF2336 domain-containing protein, producing the protein MTKSLFPGFDGLMTLSRREGVDVRPTLLRVLTDLYVQTRVHSDDEQRQFIELATRLIDQVDDATRAAIKAKLAVYPQTPVPVLQKLGLVATQEGRRVPLAREIPSPAPAPTPLRTPTEAEQRIASNMAMQPKDAAEIHDMFFRAAASERALILHNLAQTPLKAAPRIPTVRAKRAIQILEMAAIAGDAENFTFELGDSLILPSRVAAQIVDDAGGEALAVAARALDMPSPVFQRILLFFRPEIGTSVNEVYRLSRLYDRLSDRSALVMLAAWRGSTLAVTRAKYGSSLHDGERQRARAGASQTRPGVQPGSSPTVRTGTSSSER; encoded by the coding sequence ATGACCAAGTCGCTGTTTCCCGGATTCGACGGGCTGATGACCCTCTCCCGTCGCGAAGGCGTCGACGTCCGTCCGACGCTGCTGCGCGTGCTGACAGATCTCTACGTCCAGACGCGCGTCCACAGTGACGACGAACAGCGCCAGTTCATCGAGCTTGCAACGCGGCTGATCGACCAGGTCGACGACGCGACGCGTGCGGCGATCAAGGCCAAGCTCGCGGTCTATCCGCAAACGCCCGTCCCGGTGCTGCAGAAGCTCGGGCTGGTGGCCACCCAGGAAGGCCGCAGGGTTCCGCTCGCGCGCGAAATTCCCTCGCCCGCGCCGGCGCCCACACCGCTGCGCACGCCCACCGAGGCCGAGCAGCGCATCGCGTCGAACATGGCGATGCAGCCAAAGGACGCCGCCGAGATCCACGACATGTTCTTCCGCGCCGCCGCCTCCGAGCGCGCGCTGATCCTGCACAATCTGGCGCAGACCCCGCTGAAGGCCGCGCCGCGGATTCCGACCGTGCGCGCCAAGCGCGCGATCCAGATCCTGGAGATGGCCGCGATCGCGGGCGACGCCGAGAACTTCACCTTCGAGCTCGGCGACAGCCTGATCCTGCCCTCGCGCGTCGCCGCCCAGATCGTCGACGATGCCGGCGGCGAGGCGCTCGCGGTTGCCGCGCGCGCGCTCGACATGCCGAGCCCGGTGTTCCAGCGCATCCTCCTGTTCTTCAGGCCGGAAATCGGGACGTCCGTAAACGAGGTGTACCGGCTGTCGCGGCTCTATGACCGCCTCAGCGATCGCTCGGCGCTGGTGATGCTGGCAGCCTGGCGCGGCTCGACGCTCGCCGTCACCCGCGCCAAGTATGGGTCATCGCTCCATGACGGCGAGCGCCAGCGCGCACGTGCCGGCGCCAGCCAAACGCGGCCGGGAGTGCAGCCCGGCTCTAGCCCGACCGTGCGCACTGGCACCAGTTCGTCGGAGCGTTGA
- a CDS encoding CHAT domain-containing tetratricopeptide repeat protein produces the protein MSLDAARPCNSRLDIPARHLLAFAILLGSTGSVAALTKEAALENCRMTVGRPIVQACMRAGGGPAGGANLEACRAKATPQVRACVMAALNAANGRANVAVELPKETAPKLEAGTALPKDFVAPPRSIADITAILDGDKPDEKLIAELKSEADAAPTGKESRQDLAQLYFDRANARAQLGRLAEAMTDADKAVEIGRGAVGPNLLGRMLQLQSLQHSIAGDPKRALEIMQRLLRESASMPGAKGFQFVTNRGIAAVLIQMGDIAQAEAYLRRSQTAIQEARTSGHPNWRAAYAKFGQSWEGELELTRAVIFEARGQFADAEAAYRNGELRKRASTKAIMASDSAPAETLLLQAIDGTVLSQARMKAKQGRLAEAEVDARRALLSRLKDTGKYNSVTPRYVMGLAGILVDQGRYEEAEKLGRVALEINKTVGVPEESQTTVQLLSQLAGILTLRRQNAEANVMFARIDKAVAGWEPQRRQVFELNPSRILSLYGAGQLDAGIAAAEQLVKKQIARVGENHFDAASARGTLAVGLMRARRDADAIREFKAAIPVMMASANENADDENTTVVAARSQRLQTIVESYLLLLGRVEGAGKEVGEETFSLADAVRGRSVQQALAASSARAAAKDPALAELVRKEQDLTKQVNAQLGTLNNVLALPAAERDEKGVAQIQASIATLRGQRDKARQEIKQKFPIYADLVSPKPPSVAEIRATLGDDEAMLSFYFGQNGSFVWAVPKSGPVAFAAVQAKIGDIESKIRKLREALEPQAAMISDIPPFDLKLGHELYELLLKPVESGWKPAKNLIVVTNGALGLLPLSLLPTAPADVAADEDPLFVGYRNVPWLARTHAVSTVPSAAALRTLRQLPPGKPGRGDLVAFGDPYFNSEQHAEAEGTAEKIQVADAGGNMTRGGPLKRRNSPKLDGVDSAELGLLPRLPDTAEELKSIALVLQADPSKVLFLGKSATESAVKTMNLSGFRILAFATHGLVPGELNGLTQPALALSSPVVTGEGGDGLLTMEEILGLKLDADWVVLSACNTGAGAGAGAEAASGLGRAFFYAGTRALLVTNWSVHSQSARQLVTDLFKRQADDPKLSRSEALRQATMALVDGPGYLNGEGKTEFAYAHPLFWAPYTIIGDGGLR, from the coding sequence ATGAGCTTAGACGCCGCGCGTCCATGCAATAGCCGATTGGACATTCCCGCCCGCCACCTGTTGGCCTTTGCCATTCTGCTCGGATCGACCGGCTCCGTAGCCGCGCTGACCAAGGAAGCGGCGCTCGAGAATTGCCGGATGACCGTCGGCAGGCCGATCGTGCAGGCCTGCATGCGCGCCGGCGGAGGGCCCGCGGGTGGCGCCAATCTCGAAGCCTGCCGTGCCAAGGCAACGCCTCAGGTCAGGGCTTGCGTGATGGCGGCACTGAATGCCGCCAATGGCCGCGCCAATGTCGCGGTCGAACTTCCCAAGGAAACCGCACCCAAGCTCGAGGCAGGCACGGCGCTGCCGAAGGACTTCGTTGCGCCGCCGCGCAGCATTGCCGACATCACGGCCATCCTCGACGGCGACAAGCCCGACGAGAAGCTGATCGCGGAATTGAAGTCGGAGGCCGACGCGGCACCGACCGGGAAGGAGTCCCGCCAGGATCTCGCCCAGCTCTATTTCGATCGCGCCAATGCACGCGCGCAGCTCGGCCGGCTCGCCGAAGCGATGACCGACGCCGACAAGGCCGTGGAAATCGGGCGCGGCGCCGTCGGCCCGAATCTGTTGGGGCGGATGTTGCAGCTCCAGTCTCTGCAGCACTCGATCGCGGGCGATCCGAAGCGCGCGCTCGAGATCATGCAAAGGCTCTTGCGCGAATCGGCCAGCATGCCGGGCGCCAAGGGATTCCAGTTCGTGACGAACCGCGGGATCGCGGCCGTTCTCATCCAGATGGGCGACATCGCACAGGCCGAAGCCTATCTCCGCCGCAGCCAGACCGCGATCCAGGAGGCCCGCACCAGCGGCCATCCCAACTGGCGAGCGGCCTATGCGAAGTTCGGCCAGAGCTGGGAGGGCGAGCTGGAGCTCACGCGCGCCGTGATCTTCGAGGCGCGCGGGCAGTTCGCCGACGCCGAGGCCGCCTATCGCAACGGGGAGCTGCGCAAGCGCGCGAGCACGAAAGCCATCATGGCGTCGGACAGTGCGCCGGCCGAGACGCTTCTGCTGCAGGCGATCGACGGCACCGTGTTGAGCCAGGCGCGCATGAAGGCGAAGCAGGGCCGGCTCGCCGAGGCCGAGGTGGACGCGCGCCGCGCGCTGCTCTCGCGCCTGAAGGATACCGGCAAGTACAACTCGGTTACGCCGCGCTACGTCATGGGCCTGGCTGGCATTCTGGTCGACCAGGGCCGTTACGAAGAGGCCGAGAAGCTCGGCCGTGTCGCCCTCGAGATCAACAAGACCGTGGGTGTGCCCGAGGAGTCGCAGACCACCGTGCAACTGCTGTCGCAGCTCGCCGGCATCCTGACGCTGCGGCGTCAGAACGCCGAAGCGAACGTGATGTTTGCGCGGATCGACAAGGCGGTCGCGGGCTGGGAGCCGCAGCGTCGCCAGGTGTTCGAGCTCAATCCGTCCCGCATCCTATCGCTCTATGGCGCCGGTCAGCTGGACGCCGGCATTGCCGCCGCCGAGCAGCTCGTGAAGAAGCAGATCGCCCGGGTCGGCGAAAATCATTTCGACGCCGCCTCCGCGCGCGGCACGCTGGCGGTTGGATTGATGCGCGCCCGCCGCGATGCCGATGCGATCAGGGAGTTCAAGGCCGCCATTCCGGTCATGATGGCGAGCGCCAACGAGAACGCCGACGACGAGAACACCACCGTGGTGGCCGCGCGCAGCCAGCGGCTGCAGACCATTGTCGAGAGCTATCTGCTGCTGCTCGGCAGGGTGGAAGGAGCCGGCAAGGAGGTTGGCGAAGAGACGTTCAGCTTGGCCGATGCCGTCCGCGGCCGCTCGGTGCAGCAGGCATTGGCAGCCTCGAGTGCGCGTGCGGCGGCAAAGGATCCCGCGCTCGCCGAACTCGTGCGCAAGGAGCAGGACCTGACCAAGCAGGTCAACGCCCAGCTCGGCACGCTCAACAACGTGCTCGCGCTTCCTGCGGCGGAGCGCGACGAGAAAGGTGTTGCACAAATCCAGGCCTCGATTGCCACCTTGCGCGGCCAGCGCGACAAGGCGCGCCAGGAGATCAAGCAGAAATTCCCGATCTACGCCGATCTCGTCTCGCCCAAGCCGCCGAGCGTCGCTGAGATCCGCGCAACGCTCGGCGACGACGAGGCGATGTTGTCGTTCTATTTCGGCCAGAACGGCAGTTTCGTCTGGGCCGTGCCGAAGTCGGGGCCGGTGGCGTTCGCTGCCGTCCAGGCCAAGATCGGTGACATCGAGAGCAAGATCCGCAAGCTGCGGGAAGCGCTCGAGCCGCAGGCTGCGATGATCTCGGACATTCCGCCCTTCGACCTCAAGCTCGGCCATGAGCTGTACGAGCTGCTGCTCAAGCCCGTCGAGAGCGGCTGGAAGCCGGCCAAGAACCTGATCGTCGTGACCAACGGCGCGCTCGGACTGCTGCCCCTGTCGTTGTTGCCGACGGCACCGGCGGACGTGGCCGCGGACGAGGATCCGCTCTTCGTCGGTTACCGCAACGTGCCGTGGCTGGCGCGAACCCATGCCGTGTCGACGGTGCCGTCGGCGGCAGCGTTGCGCACGCTGCGGCAATTGCCGCCCGGCAAGCCCGGCCGCGGCGATCTCGTGGCGTTCGGCGATCCCTATTTCAACAGCGAGCAGCACGCTGAGGCGGAAGGCACCGCTGAGAAGATTCAGGTCGCCGATGCAGGCGGCAACATGACGCGCGGCGGGCCGCTGAAGCGGCGCAACAGTCCCAAGCTCGACGGTGTCGACAGCGCCGAGCTCGGTCTCCTGCCTCGGCTTCCCGATACCGCCGAGGAGTTGAAGTCGATCGCGCTGGTCTTGCAGGCGGATCCCTCCAAGGTGCTGTTCCTCGGCAAGAGCGCGACCGAGAGCGCGGTGAAGACCATGAATCTCTCCGGCTTCAGGATCCTGGCCTTTGCCACCCACGGCCTGGTCCCGGGCGAGCTCAACGGCCTGACGCAGCCGGCGCTCGCCTTGTCGTCGCCGGTTGTGACGGGCGAGGGCGGCGACGGGCTGCTGACGATGGAAGAGATCCTCGGTCTCAAGCTGGACGCGGACTGGGTCGTCCTGTCCGCCTGCAACACCGGCGCCGGTGCGGGCGCAGGGGCCGAGGCGGCCTCCGGGCTCGGCCGTGCGTTCTTCTACGCCGGCACGCGCGCCCTGCTGGTGACGAACTGGTCGGTGCATTCGCAGTCCGCACGGCAGTTGGTGACGGATCTGTTCAAGCGGCAGGCCGACGATCCCAAGCTGTCGCGCAGCGAAGCGCTGCGCCAGGCGACGATGGCCCTCGTCGATGGTCCCGGTTATCTCAACGGCGAAGGCAAGACCGAGTTTGCCTACGCGCATCCGCTGTTCTGGGCGCCTTACACCATCATCGGCGATGGCGGCTTGCGGTGA